Proteins encoded in a region of the Diadema setosum chromosome 7, eeDiaSeto1, whole genome shotgun sequence genome:
- the LOC140230989 gene encoding uncharacterized protein, whose protein sequence is MASDANMAGGDGNARVIMWCVPRSVSTAMTKCMSFVDGAEIWLEPYVISRMARELYKSDPLPLDIDGNEEVYLDAAKNLNLGVDTQSFNLDLFSPVKLKQNFDSILPTTKFVFIKDMATGMPPSRYKYLPDPSSGFRHCFLIRHPVKAYKSLRKTFLKSVEGVDPEDLPWGIPKVDPENFHIMDFAPPPEEGTFYAFREIHKLWCHIRENVDSNPVIVDIDELMEDPATILPLLFRALGIPYSEDYLTWDASSDVVRKWHSVCSNVLEAPRYNLWFANAFKSTCFKPSSTSASLDGVTKDIKEVTEEEMPYYEEMYKFRITP, encoded by the exons ATGGCCTCTGATGCAAACATGGCAGGCGGTGATGGAAACGCACGTGTCATCATGTGGTGCGTTCCCCGCTCGGTATCGACAGCGATGACAAAATGCATGAGCTTCGTTGACGGCGCCGAAATCTGGCTAGAGCCGTACGTCATTTCCAGGATGGCCAGGGAACTATATAAATCCGATCCGCTTCCTCTTGATATTGATGGTAACGAAGAGGTTTACCTGGATGCAGCGAAAAATTTGAATTTGGGCGTCGACACACAGAGCTTCAATCTCGATCTATTTTc ACCTGTCAAGCTAAAGCAAAACTTCGACTCGATTCTTCCCACCACGAAATTTGTCTTCATCAAAGACATGGCCACCGGCATGCCTCCGAGCCGATACAAGTACCTCCCTGATCCATCCAGTGGTTTTCGACATTGCTTCCTTATACGACATCCTGTGAAGGCGTACAAATCTCTTCGGAAGACATTCCTGAAATCAGTAGAAGGAGTGGATCCAGAAGACCTACCATGGGGCATACCGAAAGTGGACCCGGAAAACTTCCATATTATGGATTTTGCACCGCCCCCGGAGGAAGGAACGTTTTACGCTTTTAGGGAAATCCACAAATTGTGGTGCCACATTCGAGAAAACGTCGATAGCAACCCTGTCATTGTCGACATCGATGAACTCATGGAGGATCCGGCAACCATACTTCCACTGCTCTTCCGCGCACTCGGTATCCCGTACTCCGAGGATTATCTAACTTGGGACGCCTCATCCGATGTGGTCCGTAAGTGGCACAGTGTCTGTTCGAACGTCCTCGAGGCTCCGCGTTATAACCTGTGGTTTGCCAACGCTTTTAAGAGTACTTGTTTCAAGCCTTCCTCCACTTCCGCTTCTCTTGACGGGGTGACAAAGGATATCAAGGAGGTTACCGAGGAGGAAATGCCGTACTACGAGGAAATGTACAAGTTTAGAATAACCCCTTAG
- the LOC140230987 gene encoding uncharacterized protein, with protein MATDPRTAEDGRARVIMWCVPRSVSTAMTKCMSFVDGAEIWLESYVISRMAREFRKLYNSDSDSLPAEFDGNEEAYLDAAKNLNFGGDTQNFKLDLLSPVRLKHIFDSIPPTTKFVFVKDMAFGMPPSRYQYLPDPSSGFRHCFLIRHPVKAYKSFRKTLLKSVEGVDPKDLPQGMPKPDPENFDVMDFAPAPEEGTFYFFREIHELWCHIRENVDNDPVIVDIDELMEDPATILPLLFRALGIPYSEDYLTWDASSDVVLKWHSVCSNVLEAPRYKLWFANAFKSTCFKPSSTSASLDGVTKDIRDIAEKEMPYYEEMYKFRITP; from the exons ATGGCCACTGACCCAAGAACGGCAGAAGACGGGCGCGCACGAGTCATCATGTGGTGCGTTCCCCGGTCGGTGTCGACAGCAATGACAAAATGCATGAGCTTCGTTGACGGGGCCGAAATCTGGCTGGAGTCATACGTCATTTCCAGGATGGCCAGAGAATTCCGTAAACTATATAATTCCGATTCCGACTCGCTTCCTGCTGAATTTGATGGTAACGAAGAGGCTTACCTGGATGCAgcaaaaaatttgaattttggaGGTGACACGCAGAACTTCAAACTCGATCTATTGTC ACCTGTTAGACTGAAACATATATTCGACTCGATTCCTCCCACCACGAAATTTGTCTTCGTCAAAGACATGGCCTTTGGCATGCCACCAAGCCGATACCAGTATCTGCCTGATCCATCCAGTGGTTTTCGACATTGCTTCCTTATACGACATCCTGTGAAGGCGTACAAATCCTTTCGGAAGACATTGCTGAAATCAGTAGAAGGAGTGGATCCCAAGGATCTACCACAGGGTATGCCGAAACCAGACCCAGAAAACTTTGATGTTATGGATTTTGCACCGGCACCGGAGGAAGGAACGTTTTACTTTTTCAGGGAAATCCACGAACTGTGGTGCCACATTCGAGAAAACGTCGATAACGACCCGGTCATTGTCGACATCGATGAACTCATGGAGGATCCGGCAACCATACTTCCACTGCTCTTCCGCGCACTGGGTATCCCGTACTCCGAGGATTACCTAACTTGGGACGCCTCATCCGATGTGGTCCTGAAGTGGCATAGTGTGTGTTCGAACGTCCTCGAGGCTCCACGCTATAAACTGTGGTTTGCCAACGCCTTTAAGAGTACTTGTTTTAAACCTTCCTCTACTTCCGCTTCTCTTGACGGGGTGACAAAGGATATCAGGGATATCGCAGAGAAGGAAATGCCCTACTACGAGGAAATGTACAAGTTTAGAATAACCCCTTAG
- the LOC140230964 gene encoding uncharacterized protein, which produces MATDAKTAGDEPARVIMWCSPRSVSTAMTKCMSFVDEAEIWLEPYVISKIAKDVHKIYHPDSDPLPTDIDGNEEIYLETVKDLNLGSDIKNFKLDLGGVSSTPVKLKQKFDSIHPTKKFVFIKDMAFGMPPSRYQYLPDPSSGFRHCFLIRHPVKTYKSFRKAVLKAVEGLGPEDLPWGFPKADPETFNVMDYAPPPEEGTLFFFKGMHELWCHLRENVDNNPVIVDIDELMEDPATLLPLLFRALGIPYSEDYVTWDASSDVVRKWQSVCSNVLEAPRYAMWFASAFKSTCFKPSSTSASLDGATNDIKEVAEKEMPYYEEMYKFRITPS; this is translated from the exons ATGGCCACCGACGCAAAAACTGCCGGCGACGAACCAGCACGAGTCATCATGTGGTGCTCTCCCCGATCGGTATCGACAGCGATGACAAAATGCATGAGCTTCGTTGACGAGGCCGAAATCTGGCTCGAGCCGTACGTCATTTCTAAGATCGCAAAAGACGTTCATAAAATATATCATCCCGACTCCGACCCACTTCCCACTGATATTGACGGTAACGAGGAGATTTACCTGGAGACAGTTAAAGATTTGAATTTGGGCAGTGACATAAAGAACTTCAAACTcgatctggggggtgtttcatcaac ACCTGTTAAACTGAAGCAAAAATTCGACTCAATTCATCCCACCAAGAAATTTGTCTTCATCAAAGAC ATGGCCTTTGGTATGCCACCAAGCCGATACCAGTACCTGCCTGATCCATCCAGTGGTTTTCGGCATTGCTTCCTCATACGACATCCTGTGAAGACGTACAAATCCTTCCGGAAGGCAGTGCTGAAAGCTGTAGAAGGATTGGGTCCCGAGGACCTACCATGGGGTTTCCCGAAAGCGGACCCAGAAACCTTCAATGTTATGGATTATGCACCGCCACCGGAGGAGGGAACCCTCTTCTTTTTCAAGGGAATGCACGAATTATGGTGCCACCTTCGAGAAAATGTTGATAACAACCCTGTCATTGTCGACATCGATGAACTCATGGAGGATCCGGCAACCTTACTTCCACTGCTCTTCCGAGCACTGGGTATCCCGTACTCCGAGGATTACGTAACTTGGGACGCCTCATCGGATGTGGTCCGTAAGTGGCAAAGTGTCTGTTCGAACGTGCTTGAAGCTCCGCGCTATGCCATGTGGTTTGCCAGCGCTTTTAAGAGTACTTGTTTCAAACCTTCCTCCACTTCCGCTTCTCTTGACGGGGCGACAAATGATATCAAGGAGGTTGCCGAGAAGGAAATGCCCTACTACGAGGAAATGTACAAGTTTAGAATAACCCCTTCGTAA